A window of Cellulomonas sp. SLBN-39 genomic DNA:
CCGAGGTCGACCCGCTGGTGCTCGTGCCGGTGCTGTTCTTCGCCGCGCTCCTGCTGCTGCTCGTCGGCACCCAGGTCGGCTCCGGCCGCTCCCCGCACGTCACCTACCGGCCCGAGCAGGTCGACGTCACGCTCGACGACGTCGTCGGCATCGACCCGGTGGTCGAAGACGTGCGCCGCTCGATCGACCTGTTCCAGACCCACCGGCGGTTCGCCGACCAGATGGGCGGCACCCCGCGCCGTGGCCTGCTGTTCGAGGGCCCGCCCGGCACGGGCAAGACCCTGACGGCCAAGGCGATGGCCGCCGAGGCGGGCGTGCCGTTCCTGTTCGTGTCCGCGACGAGCTTCCAGTCGATGTACTACGGCGCGACGGCCCGCAAGATCCGCGCGTACTTCAAGGCGCTGCGCACCGCCGCCCGCAAGGAGGGCGGCGCGATCGGCTTCATCGAGGAGATCGACGCGATCGCCCTGCGCCGCGGCGGCCTCGCGGCGGCGTCGTCGCGGGCGGCGTTCGTGCAGGTGCCGTCCGTGCAGGGGCTGCTCGGCGGCCAGGGCGGCGTGGTGCGGGACGCGATGATCTCCGAGGGCACCGGCGGCGTGGTCAACGAGCTGCTCGTGCAGATGCAGTCGTTCGACGAGCCCGTCGGGTCCGACCGGGTCGTCAACGCGCTGCTCCAGCTGGTCAACCTCCTGCTGCCCGCGCACCGCCAGATCCGTCTGCGCAAGCCCACGCGGGCCCCGATCCTGCTGATCGCCGCCACCAACCGCGCCGACCACCTCGACCCGGCGCTGCTGCGCCCCGGCCGGTTCGACCGCCGCCTGACGTTCAACCCGCCGGACGCGCACGGCCGCCGCGCCCTCGTGGACCACTTCCTGGCCCGCCGCGCGCACCACGCCGAGCTCGACGAGCCCGCGGTCCGCGACCGGGTGGCCGCCGCGACGAGCGGGTGGACGCCGGTGATGGTCGAGCACGTGCTCGACGAGGCCCTGGTCAACGCGCTGCGCCGCGGCGACACCGCGATGCGGTTCGTCGACGTCGAGCACGCGCGCCTGACCGAGCTGGTCGGCATCGGCCACCCCGTGACGTACACGCCGGCGGAGCAGCGCCTCATCGCGACGCACGAGGCCGGGCACGCCGTCACCGCGTGGCTCGTGGCACCCAGCCGCACGCTCGAGGTGCTGACCATCGTCAAGCGCGGCTCCGCCCTGGGCCTGCTCGCCCACGGCGACTGCGAGGAGGTCTACACGCACTCGCGCTACGACCTCGGCGCGCTCGTGCAGATCGCCATGGGCGGCTGGGTCGCCGAGGAGCTGTTCTTCGGCCAGACCAGCACGGGCCCGGCCTCGGACCTCGCGGCCGCGACCCGCACCGCCGCGCAGATGGTCGGCGCGGCCGGCATGACGGGGTCGCTGGTGTCGTTCGCCGCGACCGACAAGGACCTCGTCTCGGCCGTCATCGGCGACCCGTCCGCCCGTGCCCAGCTCGAGCAGGTGCTCGACGACGCCCGCGCGACCGTCCGCCGTCTGCTCGCGTCGAACTCCGACCTCGTCGAGGCGCTCCGCGACGCGCTCCTGGCCCGGCACGAGCTGGTCGGCGACGAGATCACGGCGGTGCTGGAGAAGGCCGTCGCGGACCGCCCCGGCGCTGCCCCGGTGCGGCCGGCGGGCGCCCTGCGCATCGCCTGAGGGGGCGGTCGCGGGGCCCCGCGACCCACGGCGCGGGGGACCGGGTGACGGGACCCTCGTCCCCCTCGCCGGGTGTCCGGATGGTGAGATGATGGCGGGGCCGGCGACCCCGGCCACCCGTCCGCACGCACCGACCAGGAGCGACGAAGATGTCCGCCGTCACGTTCAGCCACGCCCCCTCCGCCGCCCGCGGCGTCCGCACGCACGCGCACCGCGCGATCGACACGGTCCGCTGGGCCCCCGCGCCCACGCCGGGCGCCACGCCCGCCCAGCGCCTGCGGTTCGCCGGCTACGTCGCCGGCAGCGTCGTCGCGTGGGTCGCGCTCGGCCTGCTGGGCGCCGCGCTGCTCGGCGCGCTCGTCGGCCTGGTCTGACCAGCGCACCGGTGCCGGCGCGGACGACGAGGTCCGCACCGGCACCGGCAGCACCACCGGTCAGCGGAAGGCGTGGTGGAAGAGCTGCCCCACCCAGCCGCCGAACTCGGGGCTGGTCACGCGCTGACCGTCCGGGACCCAGTGGCTGAACAGCCCGTTGACGACGTCCGGCGCCTGCGCGTCGAACCACGGACCGCCGCTGCCGCCCTGCGTCAGGTCGTCGAGCTTCGCGATCGTGGCCGGGCCCTGCTCGGTGAGCCGGCTGCCGAGGCTGCGCCACATGTGCTCGCCGTCGAACGCGAACCCGGGCCGCGCCTTGCCGGGGTACCCGGTGTCGATCCAGGTCGACGCCACCGCGCCCCAGAGCATCCCCGCCCAGCCCACGACCTCGCCGATCTCCTTGCCGTCCAGCGGCTTGATCGTGCACATCGCCACGTCCCACGCCGCGATCTGGTTCGCCTGGACGTTCCAGGCCTGCGGGGCGAACCCGGCGGCGATCGCCCACGTCCCGAACGGCCGGGCTCCCGCGGCGTACGCCGGCACGAACACCAGGTCCGTCGCCGTGACGCCGTGGTAGGTGAGGTTGTGCGCCGCGGTGAGGATCCCGCGCTTGTGGACGACGCACGCCGAGCCCGAGTACGGCTGGCCGTCGCGGCGGAAGAACAGCTTGCCGACCGTCTTCCACGGGCTCGTCCCCGGGTTCGGCACGCGGTCGGTGACCGGACCGACGTCCGGGCCTCCGAGCGCCTGCGACGACGCGGCACCGCCGACGTGCGCGGGGTGCACCGCGTGCGCCCCGCTGCCCGCGACGGTGCGCGGGGCGTCGGGGAGGCGGAGCGCGTCGGGGTCCTCCTCGACCCCGAACGGCGTCGCCTGCGCCATCAGCTCCGGGGTCCAGAGCTCCAGCGCCGCGACGTCGTCCGAGAGCACCCGCGAGGCGTCGAACGTGGCGGCGAAGTCCGGGGCGTGCACCGTGCCGTCGGTCCAGGGGCCGGCCGGGTAGAGGCGCGCCTCGACCGTGTACCAGGTGACCGTCCAGGAGTACCCGCGGTCGTAGTCGCTCTTGACGAACACGTCGCCGCCCGAGCGGCCGATGATCTGGTCGCTGACCTTGCGCCAGTCCCCGCCGTTGCTCGACCGGTTGCACACGACGTCGAAGCCGACGATCACGCGCGAGGAGTTGCGGTACGAGAACACGTGCTCGTTCCAGCCGATCTTCCAGTCGGCGCTGACCGTGCTGGTCTCGAGCGTGACGTCGACACCCGCCTCGTCGCCGCGCTGGAACCCGTACCCCCAGCGCACGGTGCCCAGGTCGGCGTCGTGGTTGACGCCCTTGCCGGGCTCGGTCTTCGCGGCCGCGACGACCTGGGAGTAGAACGCCTGCCGGTTGGCGATCTCGTGCAGCGTGGTCAGCACGCGCTGCGTCTCGGCCGTCAGCAGCTCGATCTGCTGCGGGTCCGTGGCGAGCGACGCCTGGTGCGCCTCGATCGTCTTCTCGAGCTTGTGGTACGCCTCCTCGACGAGCCGGCGGCCGAAGTCGGGGCAGGTGCGGAAGTGCGCGCGGACCAGCCAGAACCGGTTGTAGAGGAACCCGAGCTGGGCGAACGCGTCGGGGCTGACCGGCACCTCGCCGGGCAGCGCCGGGTCGATCATGCGGTACGCCTGCAGGTAGCTCTCGAGCGGCTCCATCGCCTGGTTCTGGTTGAACCAGGGCACGATGACGGACAGCACCGACCCGGGCGTCCACCCCTCCGACGGGGCGTCGGGGACAGGGCTCGAGACGCCCTGCGCGGTGATCCGCACGTTCACGTTCGCGCCGTGCGCCTTGGCGGTCTTCTCGAACGCCGCGCTGCCCTCGGCGCTGAGCACCTGCGGCACCTCGGCGCCCAGCGACGCGGCGAACTTGGTGCGCTGCTCCGTGCTGGTGAACCGGCACTGGTACGCCACCTGCAGCGCGGACCCGGCGCGGTAGCCGGCCACGAAGTAGTCGCCGTGCCGCTCGCGGAAGCCGGGCCCGGGCTCGACGGCCAGGCTGTAGGCGTCCGCGAGGGAGAACTGGCTCTCCTCGACGTTCACCTCGGCGAGGATCGTCACGGCGAGCTCGGAGACCGCGAGCTCCTCCAGGTACGACGTGCTGGCCGAGACGGTGACGCCCTCGAGGTTGTACGACGCCTTCACCGACGAGCTGATGAGGCTCTGCATGTCGGACTCGGACTGCACGAGCGCGTACCGGTACTCGGGGTGCAGCGACGGGCTGCGGCGCACCTCGAACGGTGCGACGGCGCTCGCGCGCAGCTGGCCGGTGACGGCGTCGACGCCGGCGCCCAGGCGCAGGTGCGGCTGCCACGGCTGCCCGACGACGGTGGTGTTGAGCAGCGTGGTCGGTTGACCGGTGCTGGTCCTGATCATGGTGTCCCCCTGCTGGTCGGCGGGTGCGACGCTGCGCCCCCGGCGGTGACGGGCCGGGCCGGCCCGTGTGTCACTGTTCTCCCGTCCGCGCGGGGGCGTCCTCACCAGAACTGGTGAACGTGACCGCCGCCAGGGCCAGCCACGCGGCGGGCAGCGACCGGTGCGCGACCGCGACCGCCTCCAGCTGGGACGTCACCTGCAGCTTGGCCAGCACGGACTTGATGTGGCTGCGCACGGTGTGCAGCGACAGGTGCCGGCGCTCGGCGATCCGGGCGGCCGGGATCCCGGCGACCATCGCGCGCAGCACGGCGTGCTCGGCGGGGGTCAGCCGGTCGAGGTCGAGGACCTCCTGGTGGCGTCGCCCGAGCTCCGTGCCGGCAGGAGGCCCGGCGGGGGAGTGCAGGCGCCGGTCGACCAGGCGCAGCAGCGGCACGAGGGGAGCGCCCTGGTTGAGGACGGCCGCGCCGCGCTCCTGCAGGTGCCGCAGCACGTCGGCCGAGCGCACGGTCCCCAGGGCGACGGTGCCGTGCAGGGGCACGCCGGGGGGCAGCCGGAGGCGGGCGGCGCCGTCGTCGTCCTCGACGACCACGACGCAGGGCCCGTGCAGGGCGTCGGGGCCGACCCGCTCGGCCCGCACGTCCAGGACGTCCCAGCCGCCCGTGCCGAGCCCGGCGGAGACGGCGGCGGCGACGATGCTGCCGGGGAGTGCGACGACGGTGGTCCTGCGCTGGTCTGCCCCCATGGGCGGATGTGTGGCACACCGCGTCGGGCCGGGGGCCGAACGCCGCGCGACGCGCCGGACGGCGCCGCGACGCGCCGGTGCACGGTGCGGCACGCCGTGCTGTGACGAAGCGGACACAGGGGGCGAACCGGCTGTGGACGGAGGTGGGGACACGCCGGGGTGCGCCTGTGGGCGGGCCTGTGGGTATCGCCGTGCGCGTGGCGCGCATGCGGGTGAACACGCACGTCAGGGCGCCGACGCACTGTCCACAGGCGGTGGGCGGCGAGGGCGCACAGGGTGAAAACCACACCCGTGCAACACAACACCTAGTGGTGTCTTGCAGTGTCAGACCCCAGGTGTAGTGTCTACGCAGACGGCTCGCCCCCATGCTTCGCGGAGGGCTCGAGCCGGTCACAGACGCACGGAACGAGCCCTCGGGGAGAAGTCGCGATGACGATCACGGTCTACAGCAAGCCGGCCTGCGTGCAGTGCACCGCGACCTACCGTGCGCTCGACAAGATCGGCCACGACTACACGGTCGTCGACATCTCGCAGGACGCGGACGCCCGCGACTACGTGATGTCGCTCGGCCACCTCCAGGCCCCCGTCGTGGTCGTCGACGGCGAGCACTGGTCGGGCTACCGCCCCGACCGCATCAAGGCGCTCGCCGACAAGCTGGCGACGCAGGTCGCCTGACCCGGTCGGTCCGGGGCCCGCGCGGCACCCGGACGACCGCACGGACGCCCCGGGCCGGTGCCGGTCACGCACCGCACCGGCCCGGCGGGCTCCGCACAGATCGCACCTCGGACGGCGGAAGGAGCGTGCGATGACCTCGCTCGTGTACTTCTCCTCGGCGTCGGGCAACACCCACCGCTTCGTGGAGAAGCTCGGCTTGCCGGCCGTGCGGATCCCCCTGCGGCCCACCGAGCCGTTCCTGCACGTGCAGGACCCGTACGTGCTGGTCCTGCCGACGTACGGCGGGGGCAACGAGGGCGGGGCGGTGCCCCGCCAGGTCATCAAGTTCCTCAACGACGAGGGCAACCGTGGCCTGATCCGTGGCGTGATCGCCGCGGGCAACACCAACTTCAGCGAGGCGTACTGCATCGCGGGCGACATCGTGGCGGCCAAGTGCCGCGTGCCGCTCCTGTACCGCTTCGAGCTCATGGGAACCAACGAGGACGTCACGCGCGTGCGCGACGGATTGGGGCAGTTTTGGCAGCGACGGTCGCAGATACCCGCGTAGAGATGACGGGGCTGGACTACCACGCCCTGAACGCGATGCTCAACCTGTACGACGCGGACGGGAAGATCCAGTTCGACGCCGATCGCGAGGCGGCGCGGCAGTACTTCCTGCAGCACGTCAACCAGAACACGGTCTTCTTCCACGACCTGGACGAGAAGCTCGAGTACCTCGTCGAGAACAAGTACTACGACCCGGCGGTGCTCGCGCAGTACGACCGCGAGTTCATCAAGTCGCTGTTCCAGTACGCGTACTCGAAGAAGTTCCGCTTCCAGACCTTCCTCGGCGCGTTCAAGTACTACACCTCGTACACGCTGAAGACGTTCGACGGCAAGCGGTACCTCGAGCGCTTCGAGGACCGCGTGTGCATGGTCGCGCTGGCGCTGGCCGAGGGCGACCAGGACTTCGCGATGAACCTCGTCGACGAGATCGTCTCCGGGCGGTTCCAGCCGGCGACCCCCACGTTCCTCAACCTCGGCAAGGCGCAGCGCGGCGAGCCCGTGTCCTGCTTCCTGCTGCGCATCGAGGACAACATGGAGTCCATCGCGCGCGGCATCAACTCGGCCCTGCAGCTGTCCAAGCGCGGCGGCGGCGTGGCCCTGCTGCTGTCGAACATCCGCGAGCACGGCGCGCCGATCAAGCACATCGAGAACCAGAGCTCGGGCGTCATCCCCGTCATGAAGCTCCTCGAGGACTCGTTCAGCTACGCCAACCAGCTCGGGGCCCGCCAGGGCGCCGGCGCGGTGTACCTGCACGCGCACCACCCGGACATCTACCGCTTCCTCGACACCAAGCGCGAGAACGCGGACGAGAAGATCCGGATCAAGACCCTCTCGCTCGGCGTCGTCATCCCGGACATCACGTTCGACCTGGCGAAGAAGAACGAGCCGATGTACCTCTTCTCGCCGTACGACGTCGAGCGCGTCTACGGCGTGCCGTTCGCGGACATCGACGTCACCGAGAAGTACTACGAGATGGTCGACGACGCGCGCATCCGCAAGACCAAGATCAACGCGCGCGAGTTCTTCCAGACCCTCGCCGAGATCCAGTTCGAGTCCGGCTACCCGTACGTGATGTTCGAGGACACGGTCAACCGTGCGAACCCCATCAAGGGCAAGATCACGCACTCGAACCTGTGCTCGGAGATCCTGCAGGTCTCCACGCCGTCGACCTTCAACGAGGACCTGTCCTACGACCAGGTCGGCCGCGACATCTCCTGCAACCTGGGCTCGATGAACATCGCGCTGTCGATGGACTCCCCGGACCTGGGCCGCACGGTCGAGACCGCGATCCGCGCGCTGACCGCGGTGTCGGACCAGACGAGCATCGAGTCGGTGCCGTCGATCAAGAAGGCCAACGCCGGCGGGCACGCGATCGGCCTCGGGCAGATGAACCTGCACGGGTACCTGGCGCGCGAGCGGATCCACTACGGCTCCGACGAGGGCCTGGACTTCACGAACATCTACTTCTACACGGTCGCGTACCACGCGATCCGTGCCTCGAACCTGCTCGCGCAGGAGCGGAAGGCGAAGTTCTTCGGGTTCGAGGACTCGAAGTACGCGACCGGCGAGTACTTCACCAAGTACGTCGAGAAGGAGTGGAAGCCCCGCACCGAGCGCGTGCGCGAGCTGTTCGCGGCCGCGGGCGTGCACGTCCCCACGCAGGACGACTGGCGCGAGCTCGCGGCCCTGGTCGCCGAGCACGGGCTGTACAACCAGAACCTGCAGGCCGTCCCGCCGACCGGCTCGATCTCGTACATCAACCACTCGACGAGCTCGATCCACCCGATCGCGTCGAAGATCGAGATCCGCAAGGAGGGCAAGATCGGGCGCGTCTACTACCCGGCGCCCTTCATGACGAACGACAACCTGGAGTACTACCAGGACGCGTACGAGATCGGCTTCGAGAAGATCGTCGACACGTACGCCGAGGCGACCCAGCACGTCGACCAGGGCCTGTCGCTCACCCTCTTCTTCAAGGACACGGCCACGACCCGTGACCTGAACCGCGCGCAGATCTACGCGTGGAAGAAGGGCATCAAGACCATCTACTACATCCGCCTGCGGCAGATGGCGCTGGAAGGTACGGAAGTGGAGGGTTGCGTTAGCTGCATGTTGTAATGCATTTCGCGCAATCGAATCCCTAGGCGTACACGAAGGAATTTCATCATGATGAGCCCAACGGGCAAGCTGAAGCTGGTCGACCGCGTGTCGGCGATCAACTGGAACCGTCTGCAGGACGAGAAGGACCTCGAGGTCTGGGACCGCCTGGTCGGCAACTTCTGGCTGCCGGAGAAGGTGCCGGTCTCCAACGACATCCAGTCCTGGGCGACCCTCACGGACGCCGAGAAGATGATGACGAGCCGGGTCTTCACGGGCCTGACGCTGCTGGACACCATCCAGGGCACGGTCGGCGCGGTGAGCCTCATCCCCGACGCGCTGACCCCGCACGAGGAGGCCGTCTACACGAACATCGCGTTCATGGAGTCGGTGCACGCCAAGTCGTACTCCTCGATCTTCTCGACGCTCATGTCGACCAAGGAGATCGACGAGGCGTTCCGCTGGTCGGAGGAGAACCCGAACCTGCAGCGCAAGGCCGAGATCGTCCTGAACTACTACCGGGGCGACGAGCCGCTCAAGCGCAAGGTCGCCTCGACGATGCTCGAGTCGTTCCTGTTCTACTCGGGCTTCTACGCGCCCATGTACTGGGCGTCGCGGGCCAAGCTCACCAACACGGCCGACCTGATCCGCCTGATCATCCGTGACGAGGCCGTGCACGGGTACTACATCGGCTACAAGTTCCAGAAGGGCCTCGAGCGGGTCAGCGAGGCCGAGCGGGCCGAGCTCAAGGATTACACGTTCGAGCTGCTCTTCGAGCTGTACGACAACGAGGTGGAGTACACGCAGGACCTCTACGACGAGCTCGGCCTCACCGAGGACGTCAAGAAGTTCCTGCGCTACAACGCCAACAAGGCCCTCATGAACCTGGGCTACGAGGCGCTGTTCCCCCGCGACGAGACGGACGTCAACCCGGCGATCCTCTCGGCGCTGAGCCCCAACGCCGACGAGAACCACGACTTCTTCTCCGGCTCGGGCTCCTCGTACGTCATCGGCAAGGCCGTCAACACCGAGGACGACGACTGGGACTTCTGAGCCCGGCGTGCTGCCGACGCGGCCCTCGTGACCTGGTGGTCACGAGGGCCGCGTCGCGTCCGGCCAGAAGGTGCTCCGCCACGCCGCTGGCCTCACGCGCCGTCCCGACCGCCGACGGCGCCGCTCGCGCCGTGCGCAGCCGGCTCGTCACCAGGGCGACGCGCGCCATCGCGGCACGTGGGCGTCGAGCCACCGCTCGAACCGGTCCGGGTGGCGCAGGATCACGTCCGTGTCCCACCACGGCCCGCGGACGTACCCCGGCGTGACGACCGAGACCGTGCCGACGATGTCGTCGCCGGCGTGCAGCACGAGCGTCGGGTGGGCGGTCGTCGTCCAGGACCCGCCGTCCTGCTCGTCGGCGGCACGAGGCAGGCGCGCAGCTCGGTGAGGGCGCCGGGGTCGTCGATCCGTGCCAGCAGGTCGTCGGGGTCGCGACGGCGGCGCTTCACGCCCGGGTCGTACGACGGGCCCCGGACCACCAGCAGCCGCGTCATCGAGTGCACGGCGTACTCGACGTCCAGGGGGTCGGCGTCCACGCCACGACGATAGCCACGGCACGCACCCGGCCATCCGCAACGTGCGCGGGCCGAGCCCCAGCTCACCTGTGTGCCCCCGCCGAGCACGGTCGCCAGTCCGCGGTGTAGACGCGCGTCTACACCGCGACTACCGTGACTTCATGGCCACCGTCGGGACGCGCGAGCTCAAGCAGAACCCGCACGCCGTCGTGCGGCAGGTTCTCGAGACGGGCGAGGCGGTCGTGGTGACGACGCACGGGCACCCCACCGGAGTCGCGCTCGTGCCGACCCATGTTGGGCCGCGGCGGTGGGTCCGGGGGGCGGACCTGGCCCGGGTAGCCCTGATCGACGACGACGCCGTGTCGCGGCTCCACGACGACCTCGCGTCCGTGGACCAGGACGACGAGCCCGCCGACCCGTGGGCGCCGCGCGCGTGATCCTCCTCGACACGAACGTGCTGGTCGACCTCCACCTGTACGCGCTGGACCCCGACGAGGAGTACACCGCGAGCATCCTGTCGCGTGCCGAGCTGGAGTTCGGCGTCCGCGCCGCCCGCAGCGCCGAGGACACCGCCGTCCGCACCCGGCGGCTCAACCAGCTCGACGAGCTGTTCGACTGGCTGCCGTTCGACGTGGAGTGCACGCGCTCGTACGGCATCGTCGCCTCGACGGCACGGGCGTCCGGCGCGAAGGTGCGCGGCAAGGACGCACTGATCGCCGCGCAGGCGCACCGGCACGGTGCAGCGCTCCTCACGGCGAACCTCGACGACTTCCGGCCCTTCGAGCACCTCGTCAGGATC
This region includes:
- a CDS encoding AAA family ATPase — its product is MTAARTPLIATHDIAADRERLRRRRVVRLCLVVLALEVYVIWAALTGRPLVVVPEVDPLVLVPVLFFAALLLLLVGTQVGSGRSPHVTYRPEQVDVTLDDVVGIDPVVEDVRRSIDLFQTHRRFADQMGGTPRRGLLFEGPPGTGKTLTAKAMAAEAGVPFLFVSATSFQSMYYGATARKIRAYFKALRTAARKEGGAIGFIEEIDAIALRRGGLAAASSRAAFVQVPSVQGLLGGQGGVVRDAMISEGTGGVVNELLVQMQSFDEPVGSDRVVNALLQLVNLLLPAHRQIRLRKPTRAPILLIAATNRADHLDPALLRPGRFDRRLTFNPPDAHGRRALVDHFLARRAHHAELDEPAVRDRVAAATSGWTPVMVEHVLDEALVNALRRGDTAMRFVDVEHARLTELVGIGHPVTYTPAEQRLIATHEAGHAVTAWLVAPSRTLEVLTIVKRGSALGLLAHGDCEEVYTHSRYDLGALVQIAMGGWVAEELFFGQTSTGPASDLAAATRTAAQMVGAAGMTGSLVSFAATDKDLVSAVIGDPSARAQLEQVLDDARATVRRLLASNSDLVEALRDALLARHELVGDEITAVLEKAVADRPGAAPVRPAGALRIA
- a CDS encoding chemotaxis protein CheW; its protein translation is MSAVTFSHAPSAARGVRTHAHRAIDTVRWAPAPTPGATPAQRLRFAGYVAGSVVAWVALGLLGAALLGALVGLV
- a CDS encoding serine protease produces the protein MIRTSTGQPTTLLNTTVVGQPWQPHLRLGAGVDAVTGQLRASAVAPFEVRRSPSLHPEYRYALVQSESDMQSLISSSVKASYNLEGVTVSASTSYLEELAVSELAVTILAEVNVEESQFSLADAYSLAVEPGPGFRERHGDYFVAGYRAGSALQVAYQCRFTSTEQRTKFAASLGAEVPQVLSAEGSAAFEKTAKAHGANVNVRITAQGVSSPVPDAPSEGWTPGSVLSVIVPWFNQNQAMEPLESYLQAYRMIDPALPGEVPVSPDAFAQLGFLYNRFWLVRAHFRTCPDFGRRLVEEAYHKLEKTIEAHQASLATDPQQIELLTAETQRVLTTLHEIANRQAFYSQVVAAAKTEPGKGVNHDADLGTVRWGYGFQRGDEAGVDVTLETSTVSADWKIGWNEHVFSYRNSSRVIVGFDVVCNRSSNGGDWRKVSDQIIGRSGGDVFVKSDYDRGYSWTVTWYTVEARLYPAGPWTDGTVHAPDFAATFDASRVLSDDVAALELWTPELMAQATPFGVEEDPDALRLPDAPRTVAGSGAHAVHPAHVGGAASSQALGGPDVGPVTDRVPNPGTSPWKTVGKLFFRRDGQPYSGSACVVHKRGILTAAHNLTYHGVTATDLVFVPAYAAGARPFGTWAIAAGFAPQAWNVQANQIAAWDVAMCTIKPLDGKEIGEVVGWAGMLWGAVASTWIDTGYPGKARPGFAFDGEHMWRSLGSRLTEQGPATIAKLDDLTQGGSGGPWFDAQAPDVVNGLFSHWVPDGQRVTSPEFGGWVGQLFHHAFR
- a CDS encoding LuxR family transcriptional regulator, giving the protein MGADQRRTTVVALPGSIVAAAVSAGLGTGGWDVLDVRAERVGPDALHGPCVVVVEDDDGAARLRLPPGVPLHGTVALGTVRSADVLRHLQERGAAVLNQGAPLVPLLRLVDRRLHSPAGPPAGTELGRRHQEVLDLDRLTPAEHAVLRAMVAGIPAARIAERRHLSLHTVRSHIKSVLAKLQVTSQLEAVAVAHRSLPAAWLALAAVTFTSSGEDAPARTGEQ
- the nrdH gene encoding glutaredoxin-like protein NrdH is translated as MTITVYSKPACVQCTATYRALDKIGHDYTVVDISQDADARDYVMSLGHLQAPVVVVDGEHWSGYRPDRIKALADKLATQVA
- the nrdI gene encoding class Ib ribonucleoside-diphosphate reductase assembly flavoprotein NrdI, which produces MTSLVYFSSASGNTHRFVEKLGLPAVRIPLRPTEPFLHVQDPYVLVLPTYGGGNEGGAVPRQVIKFLNDEGNRGLIRGVIAAGNTNFSEAYCIAGDIVAAKCRVPLLYRFELMGTNEDVTRVRDGLGQFWQRRSQIPA
- the nrdE gene encoding class 1b ribonucleoside-diphosphate reductase subunit alpha, translated to MTGLDYHALNAMLNLYDADGKIQFDADREAARQYFLQHVNQNTVFFHDLDEKLEYLVENKYYDPAVLAQYDREFIKSLFQYAYSKKFRFQTFLGAFKYYTSYTLKTFDGKRYLERFEDRVCMVALALAEGDQDFAMNLVDEIVSGRFQPATPTFLNLGKAQRGEPVSCFLLRIEDNMESIARGINSALQLSKRGGGVALLLSNIREHGAPIKHIENQSSGVIPVMKLLEDSFSYANQLGARQGAGAVYLHAHHPDIYRFLDTKRENADEKIRIKTLSLGVVIPDITFDLAKKNEPMYLFSPYDVERVYGVPFADIDVTEKYYEMVDDARIRKTKINAREFFQTLAEIQFESGYPYVMFEDTVNRANPIKGKITHSNLCSEILQVSTPSTFNEDLSYDQVGRDISCNLGSMNIALSMDSPDLGRTVETAIRALTAVSDQTSIESVPSIKKANAGGHAIGLGQMNLHGYLARERIHYGSDEGLDFTNIYFYTVAYHAIRASNLLAQERKAKFFGFEDSKYATGEYFTKYVEKEWKPRTERVRELFAAAGVHVPTQDDWRELAALVAEHGLYNQNLQAVPPTGSISYINHSTSSIHPIASKIEIRKEGKIGRVYYPAPFMTNDNLEYYQDAYEIGFEKIVDTYAEATQHVDQGLSLTLFFKDTATTRDLNRAQIYAWKKGIKTIYYIRLRQMALEGTEVEGCVSCML
- the nrdF gene encoding class 1b ribonucleoside-diphosphate reductase subunit beta; the encoded protein is MSPTGKLKLVDRVSAINWNRLQDEKDLEVWDRLVGNFWLPEKVPVSNDIQSWATLTDAEKMMTSRVFTGLTLLDTIQGTVGAVSLIPDALTPHEEAVYTNIAFMESVHAKSYSSIFSTLMSTKEIDEAFRWSEENPNLQRKAEIVLNYYRGDEPLKRKVASTMLESFLFYSGFYAPMYWASRAKLTNTADLIRLIIRDEAVHGYYIGYKFQKGLERVSEAERAELKDYTFELLFELYDNEVEYTQDLYDELGLTEDVKKFLRYNANKALMNLGYEALFPRDETDVNPAILSALSPNADENHDFFSGSGSSYVIGKAVNTEDDDWDF
- a CDS encoding type II toxin-antitoxin system Phd/YefM family antitoxin, with the translated sequence MATVGTRELKQNPHAVVRQVLETGEAVVVTTHGHPTGVALVPTHVGPRRWVRGADLARVALIDDDAVSRLHDDLASVDQDDEPADPWAPRA
- a CDS encoding PIN domain-containing protein, with amino-acid sequence MGAARVILLDTNVLVDLHLYALDPDEEYTASILSRAELEFGVRAARSAEDTAVRTRRLNQLDELFDWLPFDVECTRSYGIVASTARASGAKVRGKDALIAAQAHRHGAALLTANLDDFRPFEHLVRIAAPTRR